In the Methanobacterium sp. genome, one interval contains:
- the yjjX gene encoding inosine/xanthosine triphosphatase, translating to MKVVVGSKNPVKMKATGNVLKQIYSEVEVQAKNADSEVPNQPIGLETTINGAINRAKNVYTQEFDLSVGIESGLLETPHSITGYLDLQWCAIYDGDKTTLGVSAGFEYPPLVIKNVMKGMEVGDVMDRVTGIDRLGEKKGAVSHLSKGLLDRTSNTEQCVLMAMIPRMNQKLYFKK from the coding sequence ATGAAAGTTGTTGTTGGATCCAAAAACCCAGTGAAAATGAAGGCAACTGGAAACGTGTTAAAACAAATATACTCTGAAGTAGAAGTCCAGGCAAAAAATGCTGACTCAGAAGTTCCGAATCAGCCAATAGGTCTGGAAACAACAATTAATGGCGCCATCAACCGGGCTAAAAATGTATACACTCAAGAATTCGATCTTTCAGTGGGCATTGAGTCTGGTTTACTGGAAACACCCCACAGCATAACAGGATACCTAGACCTACAATGGTGTGCCATCTATGATGGTGATAAAACCACCCTGGGTGTCAGTGCCGGGTTTGAATACCCGCCCTTGGTGATAAAAAACGTCATGAAGGGTATGGAAGTGGGTGACGTTATGGATCGGGTAACTGGAATTGACCGGTTGGGGGAAAAGAAGGGAGCAGTGAGTCATCTTAGCAAAGGATTGCTAGATCGGACAAGTAACACCGAACAATGTGTTTTAATGGCCATGATACCACGAATGAATCAAAAATTATATTTTAAAAAATGA
- a CDS encoding phosphopantetheine adenylyltransferase, with protein MSTKKYGKVAVGGTFDKFHEGHRLLIEKAFQIGENVLIGVTSDEFGGLKGEIEPCDVRMSNLNLLLKDRSNYYLARLEEHYGPTVDDPTIDAIVVSPETEPTAQKINQIRQKKGMNSLEIITIGMVLAQDGKPISSSRIRRGEIDSNGKIIKEPKK; from the coding sequence ATGTCTACCAAAAAATATGGCAAAGTGGCAGTGGGAGGGACTTTTGACAAGTTCCATGAGGGGCACCGTTTATTAATAGAAAAAGCATTCCAAATAGGGGAAAATGTATTAATAGGAGTGACTTCCGATGAATTTGGTGGATTGAAAGGTGAAATTGAGCCATGTGACGTGCGGATGTCCAATTTAAATTTACTCCTAAAAGATAGATCAAACTACTACTTGGCCCGTTTGGAGGAACACTACGGCCCAACAGTGGATGACCCAACTATAGATGCCATTGTGGTGAGCCCGGAAACAGAACCCACAGCCCAGAAAATTAATCAAATACGTCAAAAAAAGGGAATGAATTCTCTTGAGATTATAACAATAGGCATGGTCCTAGCCCAGGATGGTAAACCCATATCCTCCTCTAGAATACGCCGAGGAGAAATAGACTCCAATGGAAAAATCATCAAAGAACCAAAAAAGTAA